A single Montipora foliosa isolate CH-2021 chromosome 7, ASM3666993v2, whole genome shotgun sequence DNA region contains:
- the LOC138011761 gene encoding monoglyceride lipase-like — protein MSRQVVSGENSFRNANGKKIFTKYWKPSDEPRALVFICHGFGEHSSRYEAFGTALAEQGYLAFSHDHIGHGHSEGERVQVDDFSQYVRDVFKHIDEVAADNTGIPIFMFGHSMGGTIAILSVLKRPSFFTGAVFSAPAVQPDPAKTSSCLVFLGRIAAFVAPSYQIQPPVDPSQLSREPVQVEKYANDPLVWHEGLKAKWTAEILEAMNDIQKNASKITVPYLLVHGDDDQVVLIDGSHFLQQHSPSTDKTFKVYEGGRHELLNEIQELSSKVLQDILDWIKQKLQ, from the exons ATGAGCCGACAGGTTGTTTCGGGAGAAAATTCATTCAGGAACGCCAATGGGAAGAAAATTTTCACCAAATATTGGAAACCCAGCGATGAACCGAG GGCTTTGGTCTTTATCTGCCATGGATTTGGAGAACACTCTTCACGTTATGAAGCCTTCGGAACTGCTCTTGCTGAACAAGGCTACCTAGCTTTCAGTCATGACCACA TCGGCCATGGTCACAGTGAAGGAGAGAGGGTACAAGTGGACGACTTTTCCCAGTATGTTAGAGATGTTTTCAAGCACATTGATGAAGTCGCTGCAGACAACACAGGAATACCAATATTCATGTTTGGTCACTCGATG GGTGGAACAATAGCAATTCTGTCCGTTTTAAAGCGACCCTCTTTCTTCACGGGAGCAGTGTTTAGTGCGCCAGCCGTGCAACCAGATCCAGCTAAGACTTCATCATGCCTT gtaTTTTTGGGCAGAATAGCAGCATTTGTCGCTCCATCGTACCAAATACAACCACCCGTTGATCCATCACAATTGAGTAGGGAACCCGTGCAG GTCGAGAAGTACGCCAACGATCCGCTGGTCTGGCACGAGGGTTTGAAAGCAAAATGGACAGCTGAAATTTTAGAAGCTATGAACGATATTCAGAAGAACGCTTCCAAGATTACAGTACCATATTTGCTCGTCCATGGCGATGATGATCAAGTTGTCTTGATTGACGGTTCACATTTTCTGCAACAACATTCACCAAGTACCGATAAAACATTCAAG GTGTACGAAGGTGGACGCCACGAGCTATTAAATGAAATTCAGGAATTGTCCAGCAAAGTCTTGCAAGATATCTTGGACTGGATCAAGCAGAAACTACAATAG